The following proteins come from a genomic window of Elusimicrobiota bacterium:
- a CDS encoding O-antigen ligase family protein, with protein MKTPVPRPAFFSDDETGLARSADNRVAAAALAAPAAVALILPARLAGFWPWVAAAGLAGAGLLILRRPARRGDTPMAGFGAAFLAATLLAWAFSLGKPLGTESVTKLALAAALAFVAWTHGAPRHRRFFETLLCAVAGLYATVAWAALLWPAAATWRPGNPQYQAFWIALALVAVGHRAFQGAGGCRRAARIAAVAALAGTLLLLKSRSGLLAAAVGATVLLYQRGGARRAILGAGLLATAAFGLWTVDRLDLFKTSDVFAWTRPALWRAALAGAIERPLLGWGPGLFAWAYAAHRVPLPVDGVYFDHAHSFAHNDFLQVGAECGLGTLLFLVVFLVGHFRRAWKHPGPDAGWLAAAIAFCCVNFPFYAPGNALLGGALLAVTADPRPAGSAGSRAWGSIPVALLFALAALNTAAAATLHRQNTGAPLLSRARVEVLLGRADQRMHGAGAGPSDFEAARADLQRIQKTLSLPEAARDEAHLITDHMTPPRWAEALRLWDKALGTARTNTLWWFEKSVAEAQSGRFAEAERAVDRARALEPRFGAAALLKARLLIARGAAEEALRLLNPLTEAPPPPAGASSYARAILTVDGRAARVDRVAALARAGRTAEARRALDDVSPRGSEGRRQLETLLLDGGRK; from the coding sequence GTGAAGACACCCGTTCCCCGCCCCGCGTTTTTTTCCGACGACGAAACAGGCCTGGCTCGCTCCGCCGATAACCGCGTCGCCGCCGCCGCGCTGGCGGCGCCGGCCGCCGTCGCCCTTATTTTGCCCGCCCGACTCGCGGGGTTCTGGCCCTGGGTGGCCGCGGCGGGCCTGGCTGGGGCGGGCCTGCTTATTCTCCGACGGCCCGCCCGACGGGGCGACACGCCCATGGCGGGTTTCGGCGCGGCTTTCCTCGCCGCGACGCTTTTGGCCTGGGCTTTTTCCCTCGGGAAGCCTCTCGGCACCGAGTCCGTGACCAAACTGGCGCTCGCGGCGGCGCTGGCCTTCGTCGCCTGGACCCACGGCGCGCCACGCCACCGTCGCTTCTTCGAAACCCTCCTGTGCGCGGTGGCCGGCCTTTACGCGACCGTCGCCTGGGCCGCTCTCCTTTGGCCCGCGGCGGCGACTTGGCGGCCCGGGAACCCCCAATACCAAGCTTTCTGGATCGCCCTCGCCCTGGTCGCCGTCGGTCACCGCGCGTTCCAAGGCGCCGGCGGCTGTCGGCGCGCCGCGCGCATCGCTGCGGTCGCCGCCCTGGCGGGAACGCTGCTCCTTCTGAAATCCCGGAGCGGCCTGCTGGCGGCCGCCGTCGGAGCGACGGTCTTGCTTTATCAACGGGGCGGCGCGCGGCGCGCCATCCTCGGGGCGGGGCTTTTGGCGACCGCGGCCTTCGGCCTGTGGACGGTCGATCGGTTGGATCTCTTTAAAACTTCCGACGTGTTTGCCTGGACCCGTCCCGCCCTTTGGCGGGCGGCCCTGGCCGGCGCCATCGAACGCCCCCTCTTGGGGTGGGGGCCGGGTCTCTTCGCCTGGGCCTACGCCGCCCACCGGGTTCCCCTCCCGGTCGACGGCGTTTATTTCGACCACGCCCACAGTTTCGCGCACAACGATTTCCTGCAGGTCGGCGCGGAATGCGGCTTGGGGACGCTTCTGTTCTTGGTGGTGTTTCTAGTCGGACACTTTCGTCGCGCATGGAAACACCCCGGCCCGGACGCCGGATGGCTCGCCGCGGCGATCGCTTTTTGTTGCGTCAATTTTCCATTCTACGCGCCGGGCAACGCGCTCCTGGGCGGCGCCCTTCTGGCGGTGACCGCCGATCCCCGGCCGGCGGGCTCCGCGGGGTCCCGGGCCTGGGGATCGATTCCCGTGGCCCTCCTCTTCGCGCTGGCGGCCCTCAACACGGCGGCGGCCGCGACCCTCCATCGACAAAACACCGGGGCGCCCTTGCTGTCCCGGGCCCGGGTGGAGGTTTTACTGGGTCGGGCGGATCAGCGGATGCACGGCGCGGGGGCCGGTCCGTCCGATTTTGAGGCCGCTCGCGCCGACCTTCAACGGATTCAAAAAACATTGTCCCTGCCGGAGGCGGCGCGGGACGAGGCCCATTTGATAACGGATCATATGACCCCTCCACGGTGGGCCGAAGCGTTGCGTCTTTGGGACAAGGCGCTCGGCACAGCGCGCACCAACACCCTGTGGTGGTTTGAAAAAAGCGTGGCCGAGGCCCAAAGCGGCCGTTTTGCCGAGGCCGAGCGGGCCGTCGACCGCGCGCGCGCCCTTGAACCGCGTTTCGGGGCCGCGGCGCTTTTGAAAGCGCGCCTGCTCATCGCCCGCGGCGCCGCCGAGGAGGCTCTGCGCCTACTGAACCCTCTGACGGAGGCGCCGCCGCCCCCCGCGGGCGCGTCGAGCTACGCGCGGGCCATTTTAACCGTCGACGGTCGGGCCGCCCGGGTGGACCGTGTGGCGGCCCTGGCGCGGGCGGGCCGGACGGCCGAGGCGCGGCGCGCCCTGGACGACGTGTCTCCCCGCGGGTCGGAAGGACGGCGCCAACTGGAAACCCTGCTCCTTGACGGGGGCCGAAAATGA
- a CDS encoding sugar kinase: MGIVVVGSVALDSVKTPFGERANALGGSAVYFSYSARFFTDVKLVGVVGRDFPRAHLDLLRRKKIDLTGLQTVDGDTFRWSGYYENDLNEAKTLDTRLNVFERFSPDLPESHRAADAVFLANIDPDLQLRVLRQVRRPKIVAADTMNLWIATKPDRLKALCKEIDILILNDGEARQFSGKASLIQAGRTIRSWGPRFVVVKKGEHGSLLFSKRGVFAAPAFPLEEVFDPTGAGDTFAGGMMGYLNRVGNKFDEASLHQALFYGTVMASFTVEKFSLDRLKTVTPAQIRARLAQLHRVARPRLSLRG; this comes from the coding sequence ATGGGCATCGTGGTGGTGGGGTCCGTGGCGCTGGATTCGGTCAAAACCCCCTTCGGGGAGCGGGCGAACGCCCTGGGGGGTTCGGCCGTTTACTTTTCCTATTCCGCGCGTTTCTTCACCGACGTCAAGTTGGTTGGGGTCGTCGGGCGGGATTTCCCGCGCGCCCACCTGGACCTGCTCCGTCGAAAGAAAATCGACCTGACGGGCCTGCAAACCGTCGATGGGGACACTTTTCGCTGGTCCGGTTATTACGAAAACGACTTGAACGAGGCCAAAACCCTCGACACGCGCCTGAACGTTTTTGAGCGCTTTTCCCCCGATCTGCCGGAGAGCCACCGCGCGGCGGACGCCGTGTTCCTCGCCAACATCGACCCGGACCTTCAGTTGCGTGTGCTCCGCCAGGTGCGCCGGCCCAAGATCGTCGCCGCCGACACCATGAACCTGTGGATTGCCACCAAGCCGGACCGGCTCAAAGCCCTCTGCAAGGAAATCGACATTTTGATTTTGAACGACGGCGAAGCCCGCCAGTTTTCCGGCAAGGCCAGCTTGATCCAGGCCGGCCGGACGATTCGGTCCTGGGGGCCGCGTTTCGTCGTCGTGAAAAAAGGCGAGCACGGCTCTTTATTGTTTTCCAAGCGGGGGGTCTTCGCGGCGCCGGCTTTTCCCCTGGAGGAGGTGTTCGATCCAACAGGCGCCGGCGACACCTTCGCCGGCGGAATGATGGGTTATCTGAACCGGGTCGGGAACAAGTTCGACGAGGCGTCCCTCCACCAGGCCCTTTTTTACGGCACGGTCATGGCCAGTTTCACCGTCGAGAAGTTCTCCCTGGACCGGTTGAAGACCGTGACGCCGGCTCAAATCCGCGCGCGACTCGCGCAACTGCACCGCGTCGCGCGTCCCCGCTTATCGCTTCGCGGATGA
- a CDS encoding GNAT family N-acetyltransferase yields the protein MGLMDARDVRFTIADGSRTLRAVHRLRYDVYVREFGFFSPVKHTDDLLVDAFDGAGLHPIALEGDEVVGALRLVLHSERGFPLAHVLPSFRCPGPPEKTAELSHLVIDKRWRRRREDGLFGAEGYLTVAEGGVLPNHDPLPPVLKRRSRPIIILGLLRTAYQMSRRLGIEWWLMLAEKRLHALLNRHGIPFYQMADPLGGPDGPRPSLLTVSELEAHLKRLHDSVFDEFLEGLEPQYRPKS from the coding sequence ATGGGACTCATGGACGCCCGGGACGTGCGCTTCACCATCGCCGACGGCAGCCGGACCCTGCGCGCCGTGCACCGGCTCCGTTACGACGTGTACGTGCGCGAGTTCGGCTTTTTCAGTCCCGTCAAGCACACCGACGATCTGCTGGTGGACGCTTTCGACGGGGCCGGACTCCATCCCATCGCCCTCGAGGGCGATGAGGTGGTCGGCGCCCTGCGGCTGGTGCTCCACTCGGAACGGGGCTTCCCCCTGGCCCACGTGCTGCCCTCTTTCCGTTGTCCCGGCCCGCCCGAAAAAACCGCCGAACTCTCCCATCTCGTCATCGATAAACGCTGGCGCCGCCGAAGGGAGGACGGGCTCTTCGGCGCCGAGGGGTACTTGACGGTGGCGGAGGGGGGCGTTTTGCCGAACCACGATCCCTTGCCCCCGGTCCTCAAGCGCCGCAGCCGCCCGATCATCATCCTCGGCCTGTTGCGGACGGCCTATCAAATGTCGCGGCGCCTGGGCATCGAATGGTGGCTCATGTTGGCGGAAAAGCGCCTGCACGCCCTGCTCAACCGCCACGGCATCCCCTTCTATCAGATGGCCGATCCCCTGGGCGGACCCGACGGCCCCCGGCCGTCGCTCCTCACCGTCTCCGAACTCGAGGCCCATTTGAAGCGTCTCCACGATTCCGTGTTCGACGAATTCCTCGAAGGACTCGAGCCTCAATACCGCCCCAAGAGTTGA
- a CDS encoding 50S ribosomal protein L10 — protein sequence MPSLRKDRESAVHTLTKDFEGIEGLVVAGYVGVKTPELNELRGKLRPLKAKCQIVKNRLAKIALKNKGITEDFGKLFTGQSALIIQRGDAVASLKVIMEFEKAHENVKVRGGLLNGKVMKPAEMKAVASLPPRPVLLATLLARLQGPLTGLAGVLTADLRNLAQLLDQVAKRKEAK from the coding sequence ATGCCCAGTCTGAGAAAAGATCGAGAATCGGCGGTTCACACCCTCACGAAGGATTTCGAAGGGATCGAGGGGTTGGTGGTCGCGGGTTATGTCGGCGTGAAGACGCCCGAGCTCAACGAGCTCCGCGGCAAGCTGCGCCCCTTGAAAGCCAAGTGCCAGATCGTGAAAAACCGTCTGGCCAAGATCGCCTTGAAGAACAAAGGCATCACTGAAGATTTCGGCAAGCTCTTCACGGGCCAATCGGCCCTGATCATCCAAAGAGGCGACGCGGTCGCCAGTCTCAAAGTGATCATGGAGTTTGAAAAGGCCCACGAAAACGTGAAGGTTCGTGGGGGCCTTTTAAACGGCAAGGTGATGAAACCGGCGGAAATGAAAGCCGTCGCGTCCCTGCCGCCCCGCCCCGTTTTGTTGGCCACGTTGTTGGCGCGCCTGCAGGGGCCGCTGACGGGCTTGGCCGGTGTGTTGACGGCGGATTTGCGCAACTTGGCCCAGTTGCTCGACCAGGTCGCGAAGAGAAAAGAAGCGAAATAA
- the rfbC gene encoding dTDP-4-dehydrorhamnose 3,5-epimerase — protein MKILPTGIEGLVLLESPVHRDERGCFLELFNARDMAAAGIPGPFVQDNLSVSARGTLRGLHFQRPPHAQGKLVRVLRGAVFDVAVDLRSGSPTRGRCFGVELSAENARALYIPAGFAHGFLVTSDEADFFYKCTDFYRPEAEGGLAWDDPTLAVRWPTLDVPYRLSPKDASAPRWDPKK, from the coding sequence ATGAAGATTTTGCCCACGGGGATAGAAGGATTGGTTTTGCTCGAGTCCCCCGTCCACCGCGACGAGCGGGGGTGTTTTCTTGAGCTTTTCAACGCGCGGGATATGGCCGCGGCGGGGATACCGGGGCCCTTCGTCCAGGACAATTTAAGCGTTTCCGCCCGGGGGACCCTGCGCGGGCTTCACTTTCAAAGGCCGCCCCACGCTCAGGGGAAACTGGTGCGCGTCTTAAGGGGAGCGGTGTTCGACGTGGCCGTGGACCTTCGGTCCGGCAGCCCCACGCGGGGGCGGTGCTTCGGCGTCGAGCTTTCGGCGGAAAACGCGCGGGCCCTTTACATACCGGCCGGGTTCGCCCACGGTTTTTTGGTGACGAGCGACGAAGCCGATTTTTTTTACAAGTGCACGGATTTTTATCGGCCCGAAGCCGAAGGCGGCCTGGCCTGGGACGACCCGACCCTCGCCGTGCGTTGGCCGACGCTGGACGTGCCCTACCGGCTCTCGCCCAAGGACGCGTCGGCCCCGCGCTGGGATCCGAAGAAATAG
- the rplL gene encoding 50S ribosomal protein L7/L12: MAKCTADDVLESIDSWTILDVHKLVKGIEDKYGITAAPAVVAAGVAAGGAAAGGAAAAEEQTSFSVMLMSAGAAKINVIKVVRELTGLGLKEAKDLVEAAPKAVKDGLSKDAAEDMKKKLAEAGATVDVK, translated from the coding sequence ATGGCAAAATGCACAGCGGACGACGTTCTCGAGTCCATCGACTCTTGGACGATTTTGGACGTTCACAAGCTCGTTAAAGGCATCGAAGACAAATACGGCATCACGGCGGCCCCGGCGGTTGTGGCGGCTGGCGTGGCGGCGGGTGGCGCGGCGGCGGGTGGCGCGGCGGCAGCCGAAGAGCAAACCAGCTTCTCGGTCATGCTTATGAGCGCGGGCGCGGCGAAGATCAACGTGATCAAAGTCGTGCGCGAGCTGACGGGCTTGGGCCTCAAAGAAGCCAAGGATCTCGTCGAAGCGGCTCCGAAAGCCGTCAAGGACGGTTTGTCCAAGGACGCGGCCGAAGACATGAAGAAAAAGCTGGCGGAAGCCGGCGCAACGGTGGACGTGAAGTAA